TCGTTGGTGTTGAGCGCCACGGGGACGTCGAGCTGCGGCGCGCCGTAGGGGGTGCGGCCGCGCAGGTCGTCGCGGACGGGCAGGTCCTCCAGGCCGAACTCGCTCACGCCTGCTCCTCTCGGGGGATGCGCGCCGTGACGGCCTCGCCGTGCGCGGGCAGGTCCTCGGCCTCGGCCAGTGCCACGACGTGGCGGGCGACCCCGGCCAGCGCGGCGCGGTCGTAGTCGACGATGTGGATGCCGCGCAGGAAGGTCTGCACGCTCAGGCCCGAGGAGTGGCAGGCGCAGCCTCCGGTGGGCAGCACGTGGTTGGATCCGGCGCAGTAGTCGCCCAGGGAGACCGGGGCGAAGGCGCCGAGGAAGACGGCGCCGGCGTTGCGCACCCGGTCGGCGACGCCGCGGGCGTCGGCCGTCATGACCTCGAGGTGTTCGGCGCCGTAGGCGTTGACGACGTCGAGCCCCTGCTCCAGGTCGTCGACGAGCACGATGCCGGACTGCCGGCCGCCGAGCGCCTCGGCGACCCGCTCGCTGTGCCGGGTGGCCGCGACCCGCTTGCCGAGTTCGGCCTCGACCGCGGCCGCCAGCCCCTCGGAGGCGGTGACCAGCACGGAGGCGGCCACCACGTCGTGCTCGGCCTGGCTGATGAGGTCGGCCGCGACGTGGCCGGGGTCGGCGGTGCCGTCGGCGAGCACCATGATCTCGGTGGGGCCGGCCTCGGAGTCGATGCCGATGACGCCCTTGAGCAGGCGCTTGGCCGCGGCGACCCAGATATTGCCCGGACCGGTGACCAGGTTGGCGCGGTCGCACTCGCCCGCGCCGTAGGCGAACATCGCGACGGCCTGGGCGCCGCCGACGGCGTAGACCTCCTCCACGCCCAGCAGCGCGCAGGCCGCCAGGATCGTGGGGTGCGGCAGGCCGCCGAAGTCGGCCTGCGGCGGGGACGCCACGGCCAGCGAGGCCACGCCGGCCTCCTGGGCCGGCACGACGTTCATCACGACGCTGGAGGGGTAGACGGCGCGGCCGCCGGGCACGTACAGGCCGACGCGGTCGACCGGGACCCAGCGCTCGGTCACGGTGCCGCCGGGGACGACCCGGGTGGTGACGTCCTCGCGGCGCTGGTCGCGGTGGACCAGGCGGGCGCGGCGGATCGACTCCTCCAGTGCGGCGCGCACGGCGGGGTCGAGGCCGGCCAGTGCGGAATCGACGGCCTCGCGGGGAACCCGGACGTCGGTGAGCCGCACGCCGTCGAAGCGCTCGGTGAGCTCGATCAGCGCTTCGACGCCGCGATGGCGGACGTCGTCGCAGATGGGGCGGACCTTCTCCAGCGCGGCCTCGACGTCGAACTCGGCGCGCGGCAGCAGGTCTCGCGGGTCGCCGGGGTTTCCTCGGAGATCGATTCGGGAGATCACCGTTTCATTCTAGGGGGCTGAGCCCCCGTCCCCACCTGCGGTGACCGATCACACGGCCGCGTGGACGGCCGACCGCTCCCGGTCCGGGCCCGCCCGCCGGACGCCGCGGCGCCCCGCCCTGCGGGCGGCCTTTGGGGAAGCCTCACCACAAAGCACTTCAATAAGCCTTTCCTAACTTTGGGACGCCTTACCTTAAAAAGCATTCCGAAAGGCTTGCCTAAGTGGCCGATATTACCTCTGCATTAATCGTTAATTGTTTGCCTGTGCGCTATTGTTGTCATATGACCGCCACGACGCACAGCACCGACCACGGCCTCTCCAAGTTCCATCGCCTCCTGCTCGACCAGGTACGACACGAGTTCACCGCGTCGCAGCAGTACATCGCGCTGGCCGTCTGGTTCGACGACCACGACCTCCCGCAACTGGCCCGGGTCTTCTACCGGCAGTCACTGGAGGAGCGCGACCACGCGATGATGATCGTGCGCTTCCTGATCGACAACGACGTGCCCACCACAATTCCGGGCATCGATGAAATCCGCAACGAATTCGACACCGCCCGCGACCTCGTCGCGCTCGCGCTGCGCCAGGAGCGCGAGGTGACCGACCAGTTCAACCTGCTGGCCAAGGTCGCCCGCGACGAGGGCGACCACATCGGCGAGCAGTTCCTCCAGTGGTTCCTGAAGGAGCAGGTCGAGGAGGTCGCCAAGATGTCGACGCTGCTGGCCGTCATCGACCGCGCCAACGGCAACCTCTTCGACGTCGAGGGCTTCGTCGCCCGCGACATGCCCGACGAGACCGGCGACGCCACCGCCCCGGAGACCGCGGGACCCTCGCTGAGCTAGGGCCCCGGGCACTCCGCGGTCCGCGCGCTTCCCCCGCCACGGCTCCGGGGGAAGCGCGGGTCGTCCCCAGGCACTTCGGCGAGTTTTGGGCATACTTGTTCAATGCCCCATCGGCTGCCGCTGTTTCCGCTCGGGTCCGTGCTGTTCCCCGGACTGACGATGCCGCTGCACGTCTTCGAGGACCGCTACCGCAGGCTCATGACCGATCTGCTGGATCTCCCGGCCGATGAGCCGCGGCGGTTCGGCATCGTCGGCATCGAACTGGGCCA
This sequence is a window from Spinactinospora alkalitolerans. Protein-coding genes within it:
- a CDS encoding ferritin yields the protein MTATTHSTDHGLSKFHRLLLDQVRHEFTASQQYIALAVWFDDHDLPQLARVFYRQSLEERDHAMMIVRFLIDNDVPTTIPGIDEIRNEFDTARDLVALALRQEREVTDQFNLLAKVARDEGDHIGEQFLQWFLKEQVEEVAKMSTLLAVIDRANGNLFDVEGFVARDMPDETGDATAPETAGPSLS
- the hisD gene encoding histidinol dehydrogenase encodes the protein MISRIDLRGNPGDPRDLLPRAEFDVEAALEKVRPICDDVRHRGVEALIELTERFDGVRLTDVRVPREAVDSALAGLDPAVRAALEESIRRARLVHRDQRREDVTTRVVPGGTVTERWVPVDRVGLYVPGGRAVYPSSVVMNVVPAQEAGVASLAVASPPQADFGGLPHPTILAACALLGVEEVYAVGGAQAVAMFAYGAGECDRANLVTGPGNIWVAAAKRLLKGVIGIDSEAGPTEIMVLADGTADPGHVAADLISQAEHDVVAASVLVTASEGLAAAVEAELGKRVAATRHSERVAEALGGRQSGIVLVDDLEQGLDVVNAYGAEHLEVMTADARGVADRVRNAGAVFLGAFAPVSLGDYCAGSNHVLPTGGCACHSSGLSVQTFLRGIHIVDYDRAALAGVARHVVALAEAEDLPAHGEAVTARIPREEQA